In Primulina huaijiensis isolate GDHJ02 chromosome 4, ASM1229523v2, whole genome shotgun sequence, a genomic segment contains:
- the LOC140975346 gene encoding uncharacterized protein codes for MLSLGKFPMQLQHSNVFHNPKSQNLHFPSKPYVSLPSNRLTPFGSLAFPGKKSGGFCSNALKTKKKDGFTVAEMEGFEEFEDGFGDNEFIDVEDDGEFEGDESDEDDEVIVPLQNMKEWLENRPRGFGEGKVYDTSVEDELMEEKEQSRKAQLANVNELKSNPMKANSKKELPKQNKASSRIPNGFRVRMVNLPKKKNIHKDLRLAFEGVPGIQNIEPVVSGNEKTRDPVCKGLAFIDFKYKDEAERFVENISGTSLSFGKIQKQIKCELLNSTSQPANDMLNSKSQPGSNQPKPESRKPASNQLHKKDNRPPKQAVLSSENVFQAIVDTNISFLSSGEEVVLSEHYDADEHYKVPQWEDDEESTSKFSKELGTRLESTAKSSSSKQGRKIRQNDKKGVPNMKKDKIPKLNIPGSAKRLKIREKSVLVDVFSKYGAKASSSTVEEQSR; via the exons ATGCTGAGCCTCGGGAAATTCCCAATGCAATTGCAGCATAGCAATGTGTTTCACAATCCCAAGTCACAAAACCTCCATTTTCCGTCCAAACCCTACGTCTCATTGCCATCGAACAGACTGACTCCCTTCGGTTCACTTGCTTTTCCAGGGAAAAAATCAGGTGGGTTCTGCTCAAATGCCTTGAAAACCAAGAAAAAGGACGGATTTACTGTAGCAGAAATGGAGGGTTttgaggaatttgaagatgggTTTGGTGATAACGAGTTTATAGACGTTGAGGATGATGGTGAATTCGAGGGTGATGAGTCTGATGAAGACGATGAGGTGATTGTGCCTCTGCAGAACATGAAGGAGTGGCTTGAGAATAGACCGCGTGGATTTGGTGAAGGGAAAGTGTATGATACTTCAGTCGAGGATGAGCTGATGGAAGAGAAAGAGCAGAGTAGAAAAGCTCAGCTTGCTAATGTCAATGAGCTGAAAAGTAATCCAATGAAAGCCAATTCCAAGAAAGAGTTGCCTAAGCAGAATAAAG CTTCTTCGCGCATACCAAACGGATTTCGTGTTCGAATGGTCAATCTTCCTAAGAAGAAAAACATCCACAAGGATCTACGACTCGCTTTTGAAGGAGTTCCTGGCATACAAAACATAGAGCCAGTTGTTTCTGGAAACGAAAAGACAAGGGATCCAGTTTGCAAAGGCCTTGCTTTCATTGACTTCAAGTACAAAGATGAAGCTGAGAG GTTTGTGGAGAATATTTCTGGCACAAGTTTAAGCTTTGGTAAGATTCAAAAGCAGATAAAATGTGAGCTGCTGAATTCCACGTCACAGCCAGCTAATGATATGCTGAATTCCAAGTCACAGCCAGGAAGTAATCAGCCAAAGCCCGAGTCCCGAAAGCCAGCAAGTAATCAGCTGCATAAAAAGGACAACCGCCCTCCTAAACAAGCTGTTCTCAGTTCAGAGAATGTCTTTCAAGCCATTGTTGACACGAACATTTCATTCTTAAGTTCCGGGGAAGAAGTCGTCTTGAGTGAACACTATGATGCAGATGAGCATTATAAGGTACCACAGTGGGAAGACGATGAAGAAAGCACGTCTAAGTTCAGCAAAGAACTTGGAACAAGACTAGAATCCACAGCCAAATCATCGTCCTCGAAGCAGGGAAGGAAAATCAGACAAAACGATAAAAAGGGGGTACCCAATATGAAGAAAGACAAGATTCCGAAACTAAATATCCCAGGATCTGCTAAGAG GTTAA